A genome region from Flavobacterium sp. CFS9 includes the following:
- a CDS encoding carboxypeptidase-like regulatory domain-containing protein — translation MKNILVFVIFLMTSLCVAQTVRFDGFIQDEKKNPLEMANVMAVNTATKAMDSYGITNDKGKFQLTLKPNTSYSIKISYLGMKSKEIAISTQTANIAQNIVMDGAEIELEGVEIVREMPVSIKGDTIVYNADSFKSGTEKKLEDVLKKLPGVEVNADGEIEVEGKKVSKLMVEGKDFFDGDTKLGVKNIPADAIDKVQVLRNYNEVKALKGLENDQDNVAMNIKLKEGKKNFWFGDVTAGVGVAELDSRYIINPKLFYYSPEYSINLITNFNNIGELPLTAQDYFKFTGGFKNMMKKGGSNFNVSSNDLGISILRNNRAKEIETKFGATNFAYTITKKWNISGFGILSTSKTDLETKSKTTILDSGNEQKRDELTHQKNNLGLFKLSSSYKPSEKFQFDYDILTKLSRQNEDSNLLRESVLGNISALETILTNKKQDPTSVNQDLSLYYTQSDKNIFAFEMQHLYQDENPFYNANLRTQPFDLAGYTSGQNRNDLNQERFVKTNKVDAKLDYYYMVTPKSNINITLGNTFSYQDFNSHIFQILDNGTKNDLNDPTNNNQVQYNFNDAFLGFHYKILAGKFTLTPGVSVHTYNMKNTQSGTDYSQNFIKVLPDFFALYQIKKSESLTYNFSLSNDFTDINQLASGYVLSDYSSLFRGNRYLENATSQVHSLRYFKYNMFNFENIFANATYTKKVDAIKTKANFEGINQSSSPYNSNLADETFTGMGNYGRSFLKNYKASANATFNWSKFNNIQNNILATTESFSQSYTVKASTNYKNFPNIEFGYNALINKYSGSTFYTDKPFARLDYYFLKSFSFVSEYEFYHYYNGDKTVDNEYDFLSASLIYQKKDSKWEYKIAATNLLNTKYLNDDSFSQFSTRVSQYTVQPRYIIFSMKYNL, via the coding sequence ATGAAAAATATACTTGTCTTCGTTATTTTTTTAATGACGTCTCTTTGTGTTGCCCAAACCGTACGTTTTGATGGTTTTATTCAGGACGAGAAAAAGAATCCATTGGAAATGGCCAATGTGATGGCAGTTAACACAGCTACAAAAGCTATGGATTCGTACGGGATTACCAACGACAAAGGGAAGTTTCAATTGACATTGAAGCCTAACACTTCTTATTCAATCAAGATAAGTTACCTTGGGATGAAATCAAAAGAAATTGCGATTTCAACTCAAACGGCTAACATCGCTCAGAACATTGTTATGGACGGTGCCGAAATTGAATTGGAAGGTGTTGAGATTGTTCGTGAAATGCCGGTGTCGATTAAAGGCGACACCATCGTTTATAATGCAGATTCTTTTAAATCCGGAACCGAAAAAAAGCTGGAAGATGTATTGAAAAAACTGCCGGGAGTTGAGGTAAATGCCGATGGAGAAATTGAAGTCGAAGGCAAGAAAGTCAGTAAGCTGATGGTTGAAGGAAAAGACTTTTTTGATGGAGATACCAAACTTGGGGTTAAAAATATTCCGGCCGATGCTATTGATAAAGTTCAGGTTCTGAGAAATTACAATGAAGTTAAAGCATTAAAAGGTCTGGAGAACGATCAGGATAATGTGGCGATGAATATTAAACTAAAAGAAGGTAAGAAGAACTTTTGGTTTGGCGATGTGACTGCCGGAGTTGGTGTGGCAGAGCTTGACAGCCGTTATATCATCAACCCGAAATTGTTTTACTACAGTCCGGAATACAGCATCAATCTGATTACCAATTTTAATAATATAGGTGAATTACCTCTCACGGCACAGGATTATTTTAAGTTCACAGGAGGGTTTAAAAACATGATGAAAAAAGGAGGAAGCAATTTTAATGTTTCGTCTAATGATTTGGGAATTTCGATTTTGAGAAACAATCGTGCTAAAGAAATTGAAACAAAATTCGGGGCAACAAACTTTGCTTATACCATTACCAAAAAATGGAATATCAGCGGTTTCGGAATATTATCTACTTCAAAAACAGATCTCGAAACCAAATCGAAAACGACTATTTTAGATTCCGGAAATGAACAAAAAAGGGACGAACTAACGCATCAAAAGAATAATTTAGGACTTTTTAAACTCAGTTCGAGCTATAAACCCAGCGAAAAGTTTCAGTTTGATTACGATATCTTAACCAAATTATCCAGACAAAATGAAGATAGCAATCTGCTGCGTGAATCGGTTCTGGGTAATATTTCAGCTTTAGAAACTATTTTAACCAATAAAAAGCAGGATCCGACTTCGGTAAATCAGGATTTGAGTTTGTATTATACCCAGAGCGACAAAAATATCTTTGCTTTTGAAATGCAGCACTTGTATCAGGATGAAAATCCGTTTTACAATGCCAATTTACGTACGCAGCCTTTTGATCTGGCCGGTTATACTTCCGGGCAAAACAGAAATGACCTCAATCAGGAACGGTTTGTAAAAACCAATAAAGTCGATGCTAAACTGGATTACTACTATATGGTAACGCCAAAAAGCAATATTAATATTACGCTCGGAAATACATTTTCGTATCAGGATTTTAATTCCCATATTTTTCAGATTTTGGACAATGGAACCAAGAACGATCTGAATGATCCGACGAATAACAATCAGGTACAGTACAATTTTAATGATGCATTTCTGGGGTTTCACTATAAAATACTGGCGGGCAAATTTACGTTGACACCGGGAGTCAGTGTGCATACTTACAATATGAAAAATACTCAATCAGGAACCGACTATTCGCAAAATTTCATAAAAGTACTGCCCGATTTTTTTGCCTTGTACCAAATCAAAAAATCAGAATCATTAACGTATAATTTCTCTTTGTCGAATGATTTTACCGACATCAATCAGTTGGCTTCGGGTTATGTTTTGTCCGATTACAGCAGTTTGTTCAGAGGGAATCGCTATCTGGAGAATGCCACATCGCAGGTGCACTCTTTGCGTTATTTCAAATACAATATGTTCAATTTTGAGAATATTTTTGCCAACGCGACTTACACTAAAAAAGTAGATGCCATCAAAACAAAAGCAAATTTTGAAGGGATAAACCAGTCTTCATCACCATATAACTCGAACCTGGCCGATGAAACTTTTACCGGAATGGGGAATTACGGACGTTCTTTCCTTAAAAATTATAAAGCTTCTGCCAATGCAACTTTCAACTGGTCAAAATTCAATAACATTCAGAACAATATTCTGGCAACAACAGAGAGTTTTAGTCAAAGTTATACCGTAAAAGCTTCAACAAATTATAAAAACTTCCCGAACATAGAATTTGGATATAATGCACTAATTAATAAATACAGCGGATCAACATTTTATACGGATAAGCCTTTTGCCAGACTGGATTATTACTTCCTTAAAAGCTTTTCATTTGTTTCGGAATATGAATTTTACCATTATTACAACGGTGACAAAACGGTGGACAACGAGTATGATTTTTTGAGTGCCAGCTTAATTTATCAAAAAAAAGACAGCAAATGGGAGTATAAAATCGCAGCTACCAACCTGTTGAATACAAAATACCTTAACGATGACAGCTTCTCGCAGTTCTCTACCCGGGTTTCACAATACACTGTACAGCCCCGTTATATCATCTTTTCAATGAAATATAATTTATAG